The genomic interval TGCCATGACTGCCGATGGTGACCGGCTGATGGTGGCAGTGTCCGGTGGCAAGGACAGTCTGGCCCTTCTTCATATTCTGGAAACGCGGAAACAGTGGATTCCGGTTACCTACTATCTCGAACCAGTATTTGTCAGTCTGGGTGAACCGGAAGATCAGCAGCGGCTGACCGTACTGGAAACGATCGTCTCATCGCTCAATCTCCATCTGCAGGTTGTCAAAACAGATATTGGTTACCGGCTGCGCCATGAGCCGCTGACCGAGCACGTTTGCTTTCATTGTTCCCGCTGGAAGCGGCAGGCGCTCTTTAACCATGCCCGTGAACAGGGGATCAGTAAGATTGTCTTTGGTCATCACCGGGACGACATTCTCGAAACAGCCCTCTTGAACCTGTTTTATGGCAGCAATTTCAGCACCATGGTTCCCCACCAGCGACTGTTCAATAATGCGGTCTCCCTGATCCGTCCCCTGGCATATCTTGATGAAACGGACGTGATCGCCTATTGTGTCCACCATAACCTGCCGGCCAATCAGCCGCCCTGCCCACTGTCGGGAGACAATCAGAAAAGAATGCTGGTCAGAGACCTGCTGAAACGACTCCAGGCTGACAATCCCAGGGTGAAGGACAGTATTTTTCATGCCCTGGGGAATGTCCGTCGAGACTATCTGCTTGATGTTG from Candidatus Anaeroferrophillus wilburensis carries:
- a CDS encoding phosphoadenosine phosphosulfate reductase family protein, giving the protein MSRIRYRGTLRRVRAKVGKALADYAMTADGDRLMVAVSGGKDSLALLHILETRKQWIPVTYYLEPVFVSLGEPEDQQRLTVLETIVSSLNLHLQVVKTDIGYRLRHEPLTEHVCFHCSRWKRQALFNHAREQGISKIVFGHHRDDILETALLNLFYGSNFSTMVPHQRLFNNAVSLIRPLAYLDETDVIAYCVHHNLPANQPPCPLSGDNQKRMLVRDLLKRLQADNPRVKDSIFHALGNVRRDYLLDVGRHR